In the genome of Propionispora hippei DSM 15287, the window CTGCAAAACTATTTAAAACCAAAGCATCTTCACATGTGGGGCTGGATATCAGCGCCACATCAATAAAAGTTGTGGAAGTCGCCAGGCACAGAGACGGTGTAGTTGTGCAGCGTATTGGTTCGACGGACATTCCGGAAGGTGTCATGCAGGATGGGACAATTGCCGATGCGGAAAAGCTGGCGGACGTTATCCGGACACTGGTAGCGACCACGGGAATTCAGCGTAAGGAAGTAACCGTTGGATTGGGTGGCCGAAAAGCTTATTCCCGTGAAATTTCCCTGCCAGTAATGAGTGAGCCGGAGATGCGGGAAGCCATCAAGTGGGATATTGATCAGTATGTACCTTACGCACCGGGATCTTATTATTATGACTTTGCCGTACTGGACACCGTTGAAAATGAGACCAAGATACTAATTGTGGCCGCTCAGCAGGAGCATGTCAAAGTTATTTCGGACTTATGTTCCCATGCCGATCTAAAATTGCTGACTGTTGATTTTGAGGCACTGGCCTTGCAGCGTACCTTAGTGCAGGATCAGAATATGATGGTGGTTGATATTGGTGAGATTGTTTCTCAGGTTATTATCTACCAGGGACGTTTACCGGTATTGGTGCGCACCATTCCTTTTGGCGGGCGTCAGTTTACCGAGACTGTTATTCATCACTGCAATGTAAGCTATCCGGAGGCGGAGCAGCTTAAAAACAAGGAACTGAATTTGCTGCAAGCGCAGCCGGCGATAGCAACAGATGATACCTATGCGGCACTGCGACAGCAATTTATTATCCTGGCGGAAGACCTAAGCCGTGAAATACGCCGGACTTATGAATATTATCAAATGCAGAATCCCCGTGTGGTAATGGACCGGATTTATCTTAGCGGTGGCGGAGCTAAACTGGGCCATTTACCGGAGTTTTTGCAGAAACAATTGCAATTGCCCGTTACTGTGCACGATCCTTTACTTACTTTACAGACTGTTCCCATGTACGATAAACAATATTTGACTGCTGAGGCGGCACGTTTGGCGATTGCTATCGGTTTGGGCTTAAGGGGGCTTAGTGATGATTAAAATCAACTTGTTGCCAGTAGCTGAACGTCCCTCGTTGATTCCGGTTACCAGGATCATCACTGCTATGACGGCGGGAACACTGGCTCTATGTGCCATGCTGTTTTTTTATCATGCCGGCTGGCTGTGGCATTTGGAACAACAGGTTGCCGATGCGAAAAACCAGCATGAGCTCTTGCGCCCGGTGGAAAACAATCGGATAGAAGCTAATACCCGCTTGGGCAGAATTAGTCAAAGAGAGATTATCTTAGCGGAGCTTACTAAGGAGCGCAAGCCTTGGAATGCCTTGATTACCCACTTGGCGGAAATCACACCGCCGCAAGTTTGGTTTACCCATGTAGGATTGGATGATAAGGAAAAGGAAAAACTCATCAAGATTGTGGGAATTGCCGATAAATATACCGATTTGGCCTCATTAATCAGCCGGCTCGAGAGCGATGACGTTTTTGCCAATCCCGTATTGGCAACAGGAGAACGGAAGACTGAGCAGGTGGTTCCTTCTACCCGGTTTGAGATTACGGTACAGCTTAAGGAGTCAAAACCATGAATACGTTGCTGAGTAAGCTGACAATGGATATTGAACAGTTATCTGTGAAAAATAAGATTGCCGGGGCTACTGCCATTCTGGCTGCTTTTGTGGTAATATTCATTATGATGGTAATTTTGCCGCAAAGGGAACGTATGGCAGAACTTACCGTTACGTTGCAGCAGGAAGAACAGGTTGTAAAACAATTGGAAGATTACTCCCGGAAACACCCGGATCTGGCGCAATATGTAGCCGAACTGGATGCGAAAGAAGTCCAGTTGGGTACTTTATTGCCCGAGTCTGCCAAAGTCAGCGATGTATTGGTGGAACTAGACCGGGAAACCAAGGCAGCAGGACTTGAACTTGTTTCGATAAAACCCGGTGAAATGATAAATCAAAAGGGTTATCGGGCATTGCCGATGGAACTGGTGGTTCATGGCGATTTCCACAACATTCTTGATTTTGTAACCAAAATGGATAATCTGTCCCGTTTTACTAATGTTCTCAGCATATCGACTGACTTGCATGATCAGATTTTGGAAACTAAATTGATTATAGCCACTTATATTTTAGGTGAAGCTCCAAATCAGAAAAAGACGGAAGAGCCGAAAAAATGAGGGCATCGCAGTTAATAGTCCTGCTGCTTAGGGAACCGTTGATTTAATGAGCCTGTTGACCTGACGAAAGATTTTTTCGACTGGCAAGGCAGGAAAACTGCAGGAATAGTTCAGCTATTTCAAGGTTTTGCTGACGCAGCCGGGCGTGAAAAGATTCGTCTGGACGCGCAGTGCGAATGAATCAGTGGTTCCCTAGTAAAATACTTGACAGAGGTGGATGGCATTGCGTTTTTTCACAGCAGGGGAGTCACACGGACCGTGTCTGACAGCCATTATTGAGGGGCTGCCGGCCGGTTTGTCCATTGATATTGACAAAATCAACCAGGATTTGGCAAGGCGGCAGCAGGGCTACGGCCGGGGCGGCCGGATGAAAATTGAACAGGATACCGCCGAGGTGCTGTCAGGCATCCGTTTTGGCGAGACGCTGGGCAGCCCGGTTACCTTGGCAATTAGAAATAAGGACTGGGCTAATTGGGGCGGCCGGATGGCGGCTTTTGGTGAGCCGGAAGGAAAACAGGTATTGGAAGCGCGGCCGGGTCATGCCGATCTGACCGGGACGTTGAAATATGACCGGGAAGATATCCGGGACATTCTGGAACGGGCCAGTGCCCGGGAAACAGCGGCCCGGGTGGCGGTCGGAGGGATTGCCAAGCAGCTGTTAGGCGTATTTGGCATGACCATTGTTTCTCATGTCACCAACATCGGCGGCGTACAGATCAGTGAAAGTGTTGATTATGCATCGCTGGAACAAAGAAAGGCCGGTTCTGATCTATCCTGTATCCAACCGGATGTTGAGGATAAGATGAAAGCGGCTATTCAGCAGGCTAAGGAAGCCGGTGATACGCTGGGCGGCATTTTTGAAGTGGCAGCGTTGCAGGTCATACCGGGGCTGGGCAGCCATGTTCAGTGGGACCGGCGGCTGGACACCAGACTGGCTGCTTTACTTATGTCTATTCCGGCGATTAAAGGCGTGGAGTTTGGCGCCGGATTTGGTTATGCCGCTTTGCTGGGCAGTGTGGCCCATGATGAGATTTTTTATAACGAACAGCAAGGGTATTCCCGTCAGACCAACCGGGCCGGTGGCATCGAGGGCGGTATGAGCAACGGTGAAGTGATTGTGGCCCGGGCGGTAATGAAGCCGATTCCTACGCTGATGAAGCCGTTGGCCTCGGTGGACATAAAGACCAAGCAAGCAGTCAAGGCCAGTACCGAACGCAGCGATGTCTGCGCCGTTACGGCAGCGGCTGTTGTGGGTGAGGCTATGCTGGCTATTGGGCTGGCTCAAACCTTATTGGAGCAGTTTAGCCGTGACAATATGGCTGACCTGGCAACAGCCGTAAAAAGCTATACCGACCGGGTAGTTGCGAAATAAACAGTTGCTTTTATAGGGAACGATTGTTAAAATTGATGTAAAAGCTAACAAGTCGGTGTGTGTTAGTGGTTGGTGTACCGGGGGATGAAATGAAGAATATCGTATTAATCGGCTTTATGGGAACAGGCAAGACCAGTACGGGACGGCTTTTGGCAAATCGCCTGGGGCGTCCTTTTATTGATACAGACAAGAAAATTGAGCAGGAAAATAACATGACCATTCCCGAGATGTTTTCTCTTTATGGGGAAGCTTTTTTTCGCCAAAAGGAAAGGGAAATGGCCGCCAAAGTAGGACGGTATACTAATGCGATTATTGCGACAGGTGGCGGTATTGTACTTGATCCGGAAAATATTGTCCGTTTGCGAGTCAATGGTTATATTATTTCCCTTACCGCTTCGGTTGAGGTGATTCTGGAGCGTACCGGCCGGCGCAACACCCGCCCGCTTTTAAACTGCGCCGACAGGGAACAAAAAGTAACGTCTCTGCTGGCGTCACGAGCGTCCCTGTATAGGGAAGCTGCTGATTTTGTGATTGACACCAGCGCCTGTACACCGCAGCAAGTAACCGACGAAATTATCGCCTTTTTGCGCAGAGGAGGGCGTTTACGTGGAAGAAGTTAAAGTAAAGGTAGGACAAGATGGGTACTCCATCTATATTGGGCAACATACGCTGGCGCAATTGGGCAGCCTGATGGGCCGAAACGGTTTAACCGGAAAGGCTCTGGTGTTGACTGATGCACAGGTGGGCGCTTTGTACGGCGAGCAGGTGCTTGGCATATTGGCAGAAGCGGGTTTTACCGCCGAACTGTTTGCCGTTCCTCCTGGTGAGGATTCCAAGTCACTGGCAGTTGCCGAAACGGTATTTAGCAAGGCAATCACTATGGGGCTTGATCGCAAGTCGGTTATTGTGGCTCTCGGCGGTGGTGTGGTCGGTGATTTGGCTGGGTTTATTGCCGCAACTTATTTGCGCGGCATCCCCTTTGTCCAGGTGCCGACTACCTTATTGGCGCAGGTTGATTCCAGCGTTGGCGGCAAAGTGGCTGTCAATCATGCGTTGGGAAAAAACCTGATCGGCGCCTTTTATCAGCCGCGGCTGGTGCTGATAGATATTGCCCTATTGCAGTCGCTGCCCGAACGGGAACTGGCTTCCGGACTGGCGGAAGTGATAAAATACGGTATTATAGAAGATGCGGACCTATTTTCTTATTTGCAGAAAAACAGCCGGCCGGTACTGGCGAAAGAACCTGAGGCGCTGCAGCATATCATTAAGCGCTCTTGTGAAATCAAAGCCGCTGTAGTGGAACAGGATGAGAAAGAAAACTCCCTGCGGATGATTTTGAATTTTGGCCATACCATTGGGCATGCAGTGGAAGCCGACACCGGCTTTGGTTTATACAGCCATGGTGAGTCGGTGGCTATCGGGATGGTGGGAGCTGCCTCCTTAAGCGCTGCGCTGGGACTTTGCTCTCAGGAAACAGTGGATACGATAAGGTGCATAATAGCTCAGTACAACCTGCCGCTTGGTGCTCCGGAATGTACAACCGATCGGCTGATGCCTTTTCTGGTACGCGATAAGAAGGCGGTAGGTGGCAAGATTCACTGGGTGTTGGTGCGGTCTATCGGCAGTGTACTCATCAAAGATGATGTACCGCCAATGACGGTTGACGAAATTTTACAGGAAATCACTTGCTAACAGGCAGTAAATGGTCCATACTAATATTGTAGCAGCTCTGCTTGAGAGATGCACGTTGGATCTTATCCTTAAAAAGAATACAGCAGGATCAAACATAGAGTTGTACTCCTAAGAAAACATGGGCAGGATAAAACCTGTCGTGAATCAAACAGTGTTTTTCTATACTAAACGAGCAACCCTATGGCTGCTCGTTTTTTCTTGGCGAGGAATCTTTTTGGCGAATCTTTCATAAAAAGAGGCAGGAGAGTTTTCCCTAAAGTAGAATAAGTATTACAAAATTGTATTTTTAGATATGCCAAACGTTTTCTATAGAGGGACGTTGTCATATAGCTAGTGATCTGTAACCCCTAATTCTATAGTGTTCTTACGAGATCTTTTCCGCCCTGCTTTGTTGTCGTCGGCTTACATATTCCCGATATGTGCACCTCCTCCGCTTCGCAGGACGAAGAATCTCTCGTAATTCATCCTATAGGCTTAGAGTTTACAGACCACTAGTTTCATCAGAAAAAGTATTTATAGCCGATAAAACTACTTATTTTTTAGTGATGGAGGATGAAAGAATGGCACAGCGAATTGCAGTATTGTCAAGCGGCGGCGACGCTCCGGGAATGAATGCGGCTATACGCGCGGTAGTGCGTAAAGGCTTGTATCACGGTTTTGAAATGATCGGTGTGGAAAGAGGCTATGACGGTGTTATTGGCGGCAAATTCATGCCGATGAATGCAAAATCGGTTTCCGGTATTATTCAATATGGCGGAACCATCTTAAAAACGGCCCGCAGCGAAGCTTTCCGTACTTCCGAGGGCTTTATTGAAGCGATCAATCAGTTGAAACGGTTTGATATTGACAGTCTAGTGGTCATCGGTGGCGACGGTTCAATGGCCGGTGCGATGAAACTGGCGGAAGCCGGTATTAAAACGATGGTGATTCCGGCGACAATCGATAATGACATGGTCGGTACCGATTATACGATTGGTTTCGATACGGCTGTCAACACCGTGCTTGATGCGGTGAACAAGATACGTGATACAACCGCTTCCCACGAACGGGTGGCTATTGTCGAGGTTATGGGACGCCATGCCGGTCATATTGCCTTAATGTCCGGACTGGCTTGCGGGGCAGAGATCATTCTGCTGCCCGAACGTCCGCTGGATATTGAAAAAGTTTGTGAACGCCTGCAGAATACCTACCGCCGTGGTAAGCTGTATAGCATTATTATGCTGGCCGAAGGCGTGGCTCACGGTTTTGATATTGCCAAGATTATTGATGAAAAAACCAGTTTTGAACCTCATGTCACTGTGCTGGGCTACATTCAGCGTGGCGGTATGCCGCTGGCAACGGATAACATCATGGCCAGCCGGATGGGTGGTGCTGCCATCGACAGCATTATCAAGGGTGAGGTAAACCGTCTGACGTCGATACAGGCCGGTAAGTTGATTACCGTACCCTACGAGGAAGCCGTGAAGTACAAGAATACCATTGATATTGCCGATTATGAACTGGCAGGAGTATTGGCTACCTGAAAAAAGGCGGCGGGTTATCGTACTTAGGTGCGGGTAGCCCGCTTTTTTTATGGAATGTTACGAAACTTACCGTCTTATGTATAATTTTTAATCGGTTTGGTAATAATTATG includes:
- the pilM gene encoding type IV pilus assembly protein PilM; translation: MKTWAAKLFKTKASSHVGLDISATSIKVVEVARHRDGVVVQRIGSTDIPEGVMQDGTIADAEKLADVIRTLVATTGIQRKEVTVGLGGRKAYSREISLPVMSEPEMREAIKWDIDQYVPYAPGSYYYDFAVLDTVENETKILIVAAQQEHVKVISDLCSHADLKLLTVDFEALALQRTLVQDQNMMVVDIGEIVSQVIIYQGRLPVLVRTIPFGGRQFTETVIHHCNVSYPEAEQLKNKELNLLQAQPAIATDDTYAALRQQFIILAEDLSREIRRTYEYYQMQNPRVVMDRIYLSGGGAKLGHLPEFLQKQLQLPVTVHDPLLTLQTVPMYDKQYLTAEAARLAIAIGLGLRGLSDD
- a CDS encoding PilN domain-containing protein, whose translation is MIKINLLPVAERPSLIPVTRIITAMTAGTLALCAMLFFYHAGWLWHLEQQVADAKNQHELLRPVENNRIEANTRLGRISQREIILAELTKERKPWNALITHLAEITPPQVWFTHVGLDDKEKEKLIKIVGIADKYTDLASLISRLESDDVFANPVLATGERKTEQVVPSTRFEITVQLKESKP
- the pilO gene encoding type IV pilus inner membrane component PilO → MNTLLSKLTMDIEQLSVKNKIAGATAILAAFVVIFIMMVILPQRERMAELTVTLQQEEQVVKQLEDYSRKHPDLAQYVAELDAKEVQLGTLLPESAKVSDVLVELDRETKAAGLELVSIKPGEMINQKGYRALPMELVVHGDFHNILDFVTKMDNLSRFTNVLSISTDLHDQILETKLIIATYILGEAPNQKKTEEPKK
- the aroC gene encoding chorismate synthase; amino-acid sequence: MRFFTAGESHGPCLTAIIEGLPAGLSIDIDKINQDLARRQQGYGRGGRMKIEQDTAEVLSGIRFGETLGSPVTLAIRNKDWANWGGRMAAFGEPEGKQVLEARPGHADLTGTLKYDREDIRDILERASARETAARVAVGGIAKQLLGVFGMTIVSHVTNIGGVQISESVDYASLEQRKAGSDLSCIQPDVEDKMKAAIQQAKEAGDTLGGIFEVAALQVIPGLGSHVQWDRRLDTRLAALLMSIPAIKGVEFGAGFGYAALLGSVAHDEIFYNEQQGYSRQTNRAGGIEGGMSNGEVIVARAVMKPIPTLMKPLASVDIKTKQAVKASTERSDVCAVTAAAVVGEAMLAIGLAQTLLEQFSRDNMADLATAVKSYTDRVVAK
- a CDS encoding shikimate kinase, translated to MKNIVLIGFMGTGKTSTGRLLANRLGRPFIDTDKKIEQENNMTIPEMFSLYGEAFFRQKEREMAAKVGRYTNAIIATGGGIVLDPENIVRLRVNGYIISLTASVEVILERTGRRNTRPLLNCADREQKVTSLLASRASLYREAADFVIDTSACTPQQVTDEIIAFLRRGGRLRGRS
- the aroB gene encoding 3-dehydroquinate synthase; protein product: MEEVKVKVGQDGYSIYIGQHTLAQLGSLMGRNGLTGKALVLTDAQVGALYGEQVLGILAEAGFTAELFAVPPGEDSKSLAVAETVFSKAITMGLDRKSVIVALGGGVVGDLAGFIAATYLRGIPFVQVPTTLLAQVDSSVGGKVAVNHALGKNLIGAFYQPRLVLIDIALLQSLPERELASGLAEVIKYGIIEDADLFSYLQKNSRPVLAKEPEALQHIIKRSCEIKAAVVEQDEKENSLRMILNFGHTIGHAVEADTGFGLYSHGESVAIGMVGAASLSAALGLCSQETVDTIRCIIAQYNLPLGAPECTTDRLMPFLVRDKKAVGGKIHWVLVRSIGSVLIKDDVPPMTVDEILQEITC
- the pfkA gene encoding 6-phosphofructokinase; the encoded protein is MAQRIAVLSSGGDAPGMNAAIRAVVRKGLYHGFEMIGVERGYDGVIGGKFMPMNAKSVSGIIQYGGTILKTARSEAFRTSEGFIEAINQLKRFDIDSLVVIGGDGSMAGAMKLAEAGIKTMVIPATIDNDMVGTDYTIGFDTAVNTVLDAVNKIRDTTASHERVAIVEVMGRHAGHIALMSGLACGAEIILLPERPLDIEKVCERLQNTYRRGKLYSIIMLAEGVAHGFDIAKIIDEKTSFEPHVTVLGYIQRGGMPLATDNIMASRMGGAAIDSIIKGEVNRLTSIQAGKLITVPYEEAVKYKNTIDIADYELAGVLAT